The Arachis duranensis cultivar V14167 chromosome 9, aradu.V14167.gnm2.J7QH, whole genome shotgun sequence genomic sequence tttaaaaaattttttaagtgaaAAATAGAATAGGCAAAGAGCGaagatttttattaaatttataaaaaagatgTATATTGTACATgacaaacttttttttatagatttttttttaccgaaaaaaaaatcatttttcatcttAATATTAGTTAGTTAGCAAGCTAACTAATTTAACCATCGAAAGACTAACTCTGCAAACTCAACTAACaagtaactaactaacttttctaaataattaaatacatcATCAGGTGctaataaaagataataaaaaaactcTGGATAAGGGTATATATATGTTGAAGCAAAATTGAGGCCACATAAAAACCACAAATAACTACTTAACTCACCATGGACCATGCTACTATATATAGTTGGTACttcttgtttcttcttctttatataTAACGAAACTGAACAAATGGACCATCACAACACATACCTTATCCTTTTAAGCAAAaatatgcttttatttattttgttttctagaCAATAAGTTGAAGGAGTTTGGTAGTCCCACGTTCATGTTACCCTCCATTTCACTTCTGTATTAATTCGTTGGCAAATTAGGTATTTAAGGGAGGTAGCTGCAAAAGCAGCAATGTTGTATGCTATCTTGAGTTagcaataataaatttaaaaatattatttatacattaaaatttgttattataatttaaattatgttttttttcaaaaactatgAAAAATAATGTCACGaagaaaaatactagaaaactaataaaatttattatttttagtcagtaactaattaataatattaaaaaatatgaaataaaaatatattgttagatTATTGTTAAACTAAAAGAATTAAACTAATGACTAAAAATGTTaatcaaacataataaattCAGCTAGTTTTGAGCTTCTTTCTATTACAAATGAATGTGATAATTTaatttgtctaattttattttattgttctttacGAGTAAAATCATTATCCTttgaaacaaacaaacaaagaaagattGTTTTTTGGCTATGAATTTACGTGACAGGTGTGGTGCGTTTGGTTGACGTGTGTTGATAGGTCTTGGGCTATTCTAGAGACTGTCAAAGGATTATTTTAGTGTTGGATTGGAGTGCCTGGTCGTAAGAATTGGCTGATAGGTTTTCTTGCAATTATTTAGAACATTTGGTTGTAATGAAATATCagaattttctaaaattcaGAAACAGGTGTTGATGAAATTATAAACATATCTTTTTTGAATTACAGGAAATGGTGTGTTGATTTGTTTGGTTGTTGATAACTATGACAGAGATGATAATGGATTATATCCCTTTTACTATATTCATTGTCTTGTGTTATTTAGACGTGCCTTGTACTCTCCTATTCCACTTTCTCTGTTGAGTTTgctttgttaaaaaaaaaaaaatcctcaaTCTTAAGTATCATAACATACGCATACTACTTACTCACTGaatataatactaaaaaattctttttcaatacTTGACCTTTATCAAGGTTCAAATCCGAATGTAACATATTAAGACGGTAGTTGAGGTCTAACTTAACTGATTAAATCATATCTCTTAATATATCGTATCTGGTTCAAATCTTGGTGAGTGCACTAAATGTTGAATATGAATTCTTAAGTGTTGTGTAGGTGAGTGCGTAATATAAATGTGTTATGATATTTAAAATTGGGAGTTGTTCAATCtacttgacaaaaaaaattatattaagacACATATAAGTGAGACTTACAATCATAATATTggtaaaataatatgaatatcCAACCTATTTGCAAATTGCACTACAATCTTATCCCATCCACTTTTAATTCCTCAAATNNNNNNNNNNNNNNNNNNNNNNNNNNNNNNNNNNNNNNNNNNNNNNNNNNNNNNNNNNNNNNNNNNNNNNNNNNNNNNNNNNNNNNNNNNNNNNNNNNNNNNNNNNNNNNNNNNNNNNNNNNNNNNNNNNNNNNNNNNNNNNNNNNNNNNNNNNNNNNNNNNNNNNNNNNNNNNNNNNNNNNNNNNNNNNNNNNNNNNNNNNNNNNNNNNNNNNNNNNNNNNNNNNNNNNNNNNNNNNNNNNNNNNNNNNNNNNNNNNNNNNNNNNNNNNNNNNNNNNNNNNNNNNNNNNNNNNNNNNNNNNNNNNNNNNNNNNNNNNNNNNNNNNNNNNNNNNNNNNNNNNNNNNNNNNNNNNNNNNNNNNNNNNNNNNNNNNNNNNNNNNNNNNNNNNNNNNNNNNNNNNNNNNNNNNNNNNNNNNNNNNNNNNNNNNNNNNNNNNNNNNNNNNNNNNNNNNNNNNNNNNNNNNNNNNNNNNNNNNNNNNNNNNNNNNNNNNNNNNNNNNNNNNNNNNNNNNNNNNNNNNNNNNNNNNNNNNNNNNNNNNNNNNNNNNNNNNNNNNNNNNNNNNNNNNNNNNNNNNNNNNNNNNNNNNNNNNNNNNNNNNNNNNNNNNNNNNNNNNNNNNNNNNNNNNNNNNNNNNNNNNTTGGATTTGATTATTTGCTTTATTCAGCTAGTTCTTGTTGTTTAACTCTGGACTTTCTAAAATTGCAAGTTCTTCTAACTGCTACTTTGTTGTTGGTACTTGAAGATTTTGATAAGTGTATTAATACAAGTCATGCGAGGCATTTGCTCGAGGACGATGTAATAAGGACTCAGACAAGGTAATCTTAATCCATGATTTCCCTGTATAACTATGGTCTAGTCATTTCTATCATCTGTTGTAGCATTTAACTTGCAATAAGATTTCATGTTCTATAGTATTTGAAATGTTGTTTGGCAGTGTTGATTTGGCCAAAGGATACATGACAAATGCTGACCTTGAAAAGGCCATCAAGCAATTCGGACAAAGATGCAGCAACATTTCTAGGATATACAGGTGATTCTCATATCtgtgcttcttttctttcttgattGCATATATCAAAATTATGTATCTACAAACGACATTAGAGATCgaaatatattatttactaaCGGCTTTCGTGAATGAACATACTGACTTGAAATTTGTTTCTCTCTGTGAGGGATTCTTGGATTTGGCTACTAGTATTGGGAAGAGTGTGCATGGATTTCCACTGgtaatttctttttccttttcataACATGCGTATTGTTGGAAatatttgtttcaattttaaaagTGAGTGTTGCATCCCTTTATTTTCCGACGTGTAGTGGGTGATAGAGATTTCTGACAAGCCAGGAGAAGAAGAGACTGAACCTGCATTTAAGGTGAGTGTTTTGTACTCAATGCCAGTTAAGCAAGATGCTTatggttctttttttttttctcaatttttttaggcTTTTGACATACTAGACTTAAAAgatgtaaaaatattaaacaaagaGATGTGAAACTTTACTACTTACCTCTTATTTGGATTTTTAACTTAATGGAGAATGTATTCTTCTCcagttttccttttcttctttgtttcctTAGGATTTCGATATACATAACCTAATGGATGGACTTTCTATACTCATATGGATTAGTAGGCTTTTTCTATGTCTTTATGCTCCACACCATATTTCTACTTTTGGCTTGTTAAATTAATTCCGTAGTATATATTGAAATTCTGTATTCCGAAAATCTATGACCAACATCATGCTGATGCAGTATATTGGAAATGTACATGGAGATGAACCTGTGGGCCGTGAGCTTCTTATATATCTGGCTAATTGGTTATGTGACAACTATTTGACAGATCCTCTGGTATTTTGCTTCCACTTTCTGCACATAAATATATGCTGATCTCTTGCCCCTTCCATGTGGCATGCCAAATCCAATTTTCCCTATTGTTTTTCTGGTATTGCTAACAAATTATTGAAAGTTTTTAAGCTGTTGCAATAATATTGAAAACACAAATTATAGTTATTGGTAAAATTTGAATTATCCTACATCCTTTTTGTTTCCAATTTTTTTCGTtgaaacttattttatttagtaaataatagaaaagaaatAGTACTAGGTATATATCAACTCATATGATTTCTTGAGAAAACGGAGGGTGGAAAAACACCATCATTTCAGTTTCAAATTTTAGATGAGCAAATGCCATGTACTTATTTTATATGTTCATTTAATACATGGATATAAGCTACAAAATCTACAGTATGCTGGAATCATTTATCATTCTCAGTATTCAAATCCTGCATTTTTCAGTCTAACTCTAGTTATTCTATAATTTGATCTTTGTGCTTAAAATGCCAACCTTCTATGAAATTTTTCAGGCAACATTGATCGTGGAGAATGTTCACCTTCATATACTTCCATCAATGAACCCTGATGGGTATAGTTTAAGAAAACGTGGTAATGCAAATGAAGTTGATTTGAACCGGGATTTTCCTGACCAGGTATATCTTTTCATAGCAAACTAATCTATACTATAATGAGAATCTTAATCTAAACTTAATGTTGCCTTTTATCGATGTTTTTAGTAGTAGGACCATGTGCTTTTTCTTTCTGGATAATGATGTAttgaaatattttgtgttataaTGTATATATTTCTAGAGATCATGTTGGCATTAACCTCAGGTGTCTATCTCAAATGAAATTACAGTTCTTTCCCCTGAATTATAATGAGGATTCTCGGCAACCTGAGACAAGAGCCATAATAAATTGGGCGAAGGATATTCGATTCACAGCATCTGCCACTTTGCATGGGGTATTACTTCTTTGGGATTCATGTCATATTTTTGTGATGTCTACTCTGGGCCGAGATGtttattttctgattttattCCACTTATGCGGATCCTGCTGTAGATTAAGTTAAACTGGTTTGGTTAATGGATATAAGTATTGTTGGTAAAAGTTATTgaaaacttttttcttttcaaaatctagAATAAAAAGGCAGCCAGTTTCCAGTGCATGCCTCCTTCTTTCTATAATTCTGAGatcattctttcttttttccagGTAGTTTTTCGTTTACAACTTTGTTCTTTAAATCAAAATCTCTGTTAGGAACTAAACTGAATATCTTTTTCCCATGTAAACACAACTTATGTTCATTTGTTTTCCATTTTGTAGTTGAAAGACCAACCTATGTGATTCAATCTTGTATACTTGATCTTGTAGAATTGATTACAACTATAAACTAGCTGCAGATTTTGTTTTCATAAACTATTATATCTAGATTCTAGTTGTGAAATTTACTCATGGATTGTTCTTTCTTTACCTCAGGGAGCACTTGTGGCAAATTATCCTTGGGATGGAACTAAAGATAGAAGGTGGTgaattatttttcctttcttcacATGTCTTAATTTACAACTTCTTAGTTGGAATATGGCAATGAAGCTTTCACTTGTTTTAATATTACCGCTTGTTAGATGGAATATGGTTATCTAGCTTTAtttcttgaagatcacttataCTATGTTAGATTTGTCTCTAATTGCTTTCAAACCATCTTGAGTTCTTTATGACATGATATTGTCTTTTGATATGAATGGATTACAGTACGAGCTATTTTGGATGTCCCGATGATGAGACATTTCAGTTCATGGCAAGTATATATAGTCACTCTCACTACAACATGTCTACAAGCAAGGAATTTCCTGGGGGGATTACAAATGGAGCATCTTGGTATGGTTATCCGAAAGCAATAACTTGAAATTAATTGCTGAAGTTTATGTTCTCTTCTCAATATGTTCATAAATTATTTCAGAAGATACTCACTGCAGGTACCCAATATATGGAGGAATGCAAGACTGGAACTATATACATGCCGGATGTTTCGAATTGACTTTGGAAGTCAGCGACAATAAATGGCCTAATGCTGCCGAGGTTGGTTCTTTCTTCCATATCTGAGCGTTGATAAAAGCCAAACTTTAGAGTACTACATTCCATTCACTTCTACAACTTTTACCACAGTGTCTGCTCCatcagataaaaaaatattatccattttttatgatcttgtctttttctttttcatttttgttttttcctgTTTAAATTGCAATATCTTTTCTTAGTTCTTGACTCCTGTGTACTGTATGTTAATATGCAGCTTCCTATCATTTGGAGATACAACAAGATGAGCCTGCTTAATCTTGTTGCAAGCCTTGTAAAGGTATACTATTTCTGTTTATATACTTTACGCCTAAAGAAAAGATGTAAAATCTCAAATCTCTATCCTCTTCTTTTACTCGAAACATCCAAAAACCCTTGGTCGGTTCCTTAAGCCACTAGAGAGAGGATATAAGAGAGAATTCCATTGAGTGTACATAAATCACCAATACCTTGTGTTCATTCTGTTATAGTTAGTTGAACATAGAGAAGGTGACCATTTCAATTTCAAACTTATATGTGAGAGATCTGTTGTAAGATTCTTAGgtgttcttcacttcttcccattgatttttattggATTGCTTAACTATTTGTTATCTACTCTGTAGACCGGATTGCATGGAAGAATATATTCTTCGCACGATGGAAGGCCGTTACCAGGCATTATTTCCATCACAGGAATAAATTACACGGTATGTTTGGATATCACATCTGTTTCTATTTTTGTTCAATTAGAACATGACATCTTAGTTTGACGCGAGTTCTTGAAAATGCTACATTTTATATCTTATCGCAAATATTTTTCGGATTCCACAATGTGAACTATGTTCATCCTACTTTCTTAGACCTTTCAAATGTTTTTCATATCCTATAGTTGATCCTTCCACCATTAAATTCTGACATCATTAAATGAGTGTTTGACTTTGAGCTTCATTTTTATGATGTACTAACCAACAGGTTAGAGCTGGAAAAACCTTTGCTGATTATCATCGCTTACTTGCCccaaaagataaatatgaaggtaaaatgatatattttggattatattCTTATAATAATGTATCATGATTGAAGAATACAATTATTGGGCAAAaaaagaattattgttgaacgaaaaagaaaaatttaaaattatctcaAATTGAATATTATCATGCAAAACTTAGATATATATTATCTTCTTgaatatgatatatattatcCTTAAGTTCTATAATTTTTGTAGAGTTTATAATCAATTTCTTAATCTAAATTGCAGTGGTGGCAACAATGCCCGGGTACAAATCGAAGAACACAACTATATGGTTGGATGAAGGAGCTGTGTCACTGGATTTTGTTCTTGATCCTGAATTCACTGTCAAAGGCAGTGTACTACAAAATGACTATGATTGCAATTGTAACAATAAAAGAACACTACAATTTGTTCATTTTCTTGGGGGGTTCCATTTGGAGTTGTACTTGATTTTCATTGCTACTTTAGGGTTCTTATGCTTATTACTTCTGAGGAGAGGAAAACTAAAATTTTCCACACAGAGATTGTCACCAGTTGCAAAGAGAACTGCTGTGGTTTGAGGCAATTGATAGATTTGTTGTttgtattattaaattttgttgtATATTAGGGTGGGTGAAGAAGGAAAGACCTTTTTCCCATGtaatatgtaaaaatatttttcatatggTTAATGTAAGTTCAAATATTACATAAAATTAGTTAGTCCTATGCAATTACTTTTTGCAGATGGCTAATGTTActctattcctttgttgattTATTGAAAGAGTTATgcctatatttataatttatgtaATACTCATTTTGATCTTTGAAATTGGTTTGATGAGTCAATTTAGTCtaactttttaaaatgattaaGTAAGTTCctttaaaaatatgattcttATTAGTCTCTTGGCTAAACTTTCGTTGTCACATATGTTAGTAATGCTAATATGGACAATTAAATGCCACCTTGGTATTGCAATGGTTACTTGATGATGATAACTTTGAATTGTGATTAATTTTATTGTCAAAAGTAGTTTATGAAACTTAATTAACCACAATTAAAGAATGTTCGTGGGCAATTAACTATTACATGCTGAAGTCTCACTACACTAAAAATGATGAGACTCACTGACTAAAAGAATCATGTTTTTGAAAGTGTAAGATTTAGTTTGTCATTTTAATATATAGAATAATTAATTGACTCATCGAACGAATTTCAAGAACAAAATAAACACTACCTCAAATCTTATATGAAAGCAAATAATCTCGTAAAAATTGATGTGAGCTGATCTCAATATTTCATAGCAATTTTTTCCTCGCACTTCAACCATGCAATATTGAGGAGCTAAATTATTTTGTAGagaaactcttttttttttgtcaatagaACATATTAAGTCCCTATTTTTCACACATTACATACACTTCCTCTTAGGAGTTAGGAGTCAAAACTTGgaagatgtttttggaattaaaGTCACTACACAAACAACATCGAATTATTTCATGTGTATATGGGCCTGATGCTACTAGTTCTCAGAGAGATCTAGAGGCTGTTTGGCCCATGTATTTTTTGAGACTCATAATTAGATCCAAATCTCAAACATGACCAAAgtccttttgtttttattttttacggtATTCCCAACCCAATAGGCGAATGATTAATACATCGTAGACCTGAGCTCTATTTAAGAGTTTGCCGCCAAATTACTGCATATATAAGGCGGGATTGGAGACACTTTACTTAAGCGAACTACTAGACCAACCCAAGTTGGTCAAATCCCTTTCTTTTTAACTATCGATCTTTTGGGCTAAGATCAATTGTGAGCCTAAGCTTTTGGATGCCTCTGAGCAAGAATTTGCTTTGTCTTCTCAAGAACACCAAAAaatattgaaccaccaattcctATCCACAACACTCTTGGCCCCATACCCTGCAGAAAAATAGACATGTAAGATTGATTTAGAGTTAGAATTATATAATAATGATTTTGGGCTCGGGCCCCATTTCAATACCCAAAAAAgaagttttataataaaaacataaaatgaaaatgaaaaccaAAAAACACCCTTAGAATTACAATGAATGATTACAATGTTACACTACCTTAAAAAGAGCATGAGTTCCTTCTGCTTTAACTATTGTGTTGACACAATCATAAATGCCTTTGTAATGGTTTTGTGATCCCTGATGTTAATGAGAGAGAGCCAAACATTACCATATTTCAAATCAATCCCATACCTTAATTTAAgggaataaacaaataaaactctTAGGCACCTGAACCATTAGTCTTGTTTTTACTACATCAAGAGGTGTTGTTACTGCTCCAGTTATGGCACCTATCAGG encodes the following:
- the LOC107467853 gene encoding carboxypeptidase SOL1; protein product: MTNADLEKAIKQFGQRCSNISRIYSIGKSVHGFPLWVIEISDKPGEEETEPAFKYIGNVHGDEPVGRELLIYLANWLCDNYLTDPLATLIVENVHLHILPSMNPDGYSLRKRGNANEVDLNRDFPDQFFPLNYNEDSRQPETRAIINWAKDIRFTASATLHGGALVANYPWDGTKDRSTSYFGCPDDETFQFMASIYSHSHYNMSTSKEFPGGITNGASWYPIYGGMQDWNYIHAGCFELTLEVSDNKWPNAAELPIIWRYNKMSLLNLVASLVKTGLHGRIYSSHDGRPLPGIISITGINYTVRAGKTFADYHRLLAPKDKYEVVATMPGYKSKNTTIWLDEGAVSLDFVLDPEFTVKGSVLQNDYDCNCNNKRTLQFVHFLGGFHLELYLIFIATLGFLCLLLLRRGKLKFSTQRLSPVAKRTAVV